One genomic window of Arachis stenosperma cultivar V10309 chromosome 10, arast.V10309.gnm1.PFL2, whole genome shotgun sequence includes the following:
- the LOC130957613 gene encoding zinc finger A20 and AN1 domain-containing stress-associated protein 12-like: protein MDPPLCVNGCGFYGSTANNNLCSKCYKDHIKQTFIIMESQSNNNNHALTDAFERFTKDFGATVDDISTNNNNNETKKRCKRCNKKIGLIGFECRCGDLFCEKHRYPEVHECEFNFKDIGRNILVAKQNPLCIRDKLDKRI from the coding sequence ATGGATCCACCACTTTGTGTCAATGGTTGCGGCTTCTATGGTTCTACTGCCAATAACAATCTTTGCTCAAAGTGTTACAAAGATCACATCAAACAAACCTTCATCATCATGGAATCACAAAGCAATAATAACAACCATGCATTAACTGATGCGTTTGAAAGATTTACCAAAGACTTTGGAGCAACCGTTGACGATATTTctaccaacaacaacaacaatgaaacGAAAAAAAGGTGCAAGAGGTGCAATAAGAAAATTGGATTAATTGGGTTTGAGTGTCGATGTGGAGATTTGTTTTGTGAAAAGCATAGGTATCCAGAAGTTCATGAATGTGAATTCAATTTTAAGGATATTGGTCGCAATATTTTGGTGGCAAAGCAGAATCCTCTTTGTATTCGTGATAAATTAGATAAAAGAATTTAG